Proteins encoded together in one Mastacembelus armatus chromosome 15, fMasArm1.2, whole genome shotgun sequence window:
- the LOC113131455 gene encoding uncharacterized protein LOC113131455 isoform X2 produces MEHHLKDNSDRAGEEFLRCIAANKPLPDYLKGDMAYNLAEALKSTKALKQAVMLDPEFQKHVTRRKSQSRSRSRCRSRGRSCGKSQAKSRARSKSRARSRSRGRNKSRARGKSRARSNSRARSRSQSRSKNKSHARSKSQVRRSKSRSNSSESSYAKDIIQKRIPSYSYSSNATSSNKLSGSSLLEGLKLVMNSKELEERLPTLKNAILTIQASGERKKVERVPEESRHQQDDSQESSTPLDNDSMLLPHDRVGSDFSWLHVHSQEDSNVQKADELDDEESFLYGNGDTGEKQGSDSSTSFFEYEKLQKMDLSALTSQQRHENKSTLSSFGELQPLQITSSNLTSAGVDSSDCEKIKNILKGLGTTDINEIMVKMQGQREEKYLSPAPLGTNTITASWPVPALSSPNVRQALESLQSLIKATKEKRAKCDGSGTSQPSKCKALGDGERKREKQVRISKIESLMKELEGLLKQDGLSFLTPVIGYYCQKCENFFEDLNCAENHASIHRHSNSSSPKVQMEKYIGDGKGHSHYCSNQQLQPSDRIDHRDYSYNRDSEEHRNRRDNQRDWNDEGDHRSKLDNDCITHRTRQENISLKEEMKKERMLITVSCGVMPPPNTSVKEEVNKNQSTGNHRIETDSNGNLPKDSTEKHKIKVESSDASDDDDDDVKGKMFKANAAKKKKEKKEKKEKKKKKKKKKEKKKKNS; encoded by the exons CCAACAAGCCTCTCCCAGATTATCTAAAAGGGGACATGGCATACAACCTTGCTGAGGCATTAAAATCAACTAAAGCCCTTAAACAAGCAGTCATGTTGGACCCTGAGTTTCAGAAGCATGTGACTAGGAGGAAAAGCCAGAGCCGTAGTCGAAGTCGTTGCAGAAGCCGTGGTAGAAGCTGTGGAAAATCTCAGGCCAAGAGCCGTGCACGAAGCAAAAGCCGAGCACGCAGCCGAAGCAGAGGAAGGAACAAAAGCCGAGCTCGTGGCAAAAGCAGGGCCAGAAGTAATAGCAGGGCTCGCAGTAGGAGCCAAAGCCGAAGCAAGAACAAAAGTCATGCAAGGAGCAAAAGTCAGGTTAGGCGGTCCAAGTCACGAAGTAACAGTAGTGAAAGCAGTTATGCCAAAGACATAATACAAAAGAGGATCCCCAGTTACAGCTACAGCAGCAATGCTACCAGCAGTAATAAGCTGTCAGGGAGTAGTCTGTTAGAAGGACTGAAGCTGGTCATGAACAGCAAAGAACTGGAGGAACGATTGCCCACCCTCAAAAATGCTATTCTCACAATTCAG GCCTCTGGTGAAAGGAAAAAAGTGGAGCGTGTGCCAGAAGAGTCCAGACATCAGCAGGATGACAGTCAGGAAAGTTCAACACCACTGGACAATGACAGTATGCTTCTTCCCCATGACAGAGTAGGCAGTGATTTCTCTTGGCTCCATGTACACAGTCAAGAGGACTCCAATGTCCAGAAAGCTGATGAGCTTGATGATGAAGAGTCATTTTTGTATGGGAATGGAGACACTGGAGAAAAACAAGGCAGTGACTCCTCTACCAGCTTTTTTGAATATgaaaaactacagaaaatgGATCTGTCTGCTCTTACCAGTCAACAGCGTCATGAGAACAAGTCCACATTGAGTAGTTTTGGGGAACTGCAACCTTTGCAAATTACTTCCTCCAACCTCACCTCTGCAGGTGTGGACAGCAGTGATTGTGAGAAGATcaagaacattttaaaaggtCTGGGCACAACAGATATCAACGAAATAATGGTGAAAATGCAGGGGCAGAGGGAGGAAAAGTATCTGTCTCCTGCACCTCTTGgtacaaacacaataacagcaaGTTGGCCAGTGCCAGCACTAAGTTCCCCAAATGTACGTCAAGCTCTTGAGTCTCTACAGTCTCTCATCAAAG CGACAAAGGAGAAGCGGGCAAAATGTGATGGCAGTGGCACATCTCAACCCTCTAAGTGCAAG GCACTTGGTGATGgtgaaaggaagagagaaaaacaagtcaGAATAAGTAAAATAGAATCCTTGATGAAAGAACTGGAGGGATTGTTAAAACAAGATG GCTTAAGTTTTCTGACACCAGTGATTGGGTATTATTGCCAGAAATGTGAGAATTTCTTTGAAGACTTGAATTGTGCTGAAAACCATGCATCTATTCACCGACATAGCAACTCTAGCAGT ccaaaaGTTCAAATGGAAAAGTATATTGGTGATGGCAAAGGACACTCACACTATTGTAGCAACCAACAACTGCAACCCTCAGACCGGATAGATCACAGGGACTATAGCTACAATAGAGATTCAGAAGAGCACAGGAATCGCAGAGATAATCAACGTGACTGGAACGATGAGGGAGATCACAGAAGCAAACTTGACAATGACTGCATAACTCACAGGACCAGACAGGAGAACATCTCCttgaaagaggaaatgaaaaaagagagaatgcTCATAACGGTTTCCTGTGGAGTGATGCCTCCTCCAAACACCAGTGTGAAGGAGGAGGTGAACAAGAACCAAAGTACTGGAAACCATCGCATAGAAACAGACAGCAATGGAAACTTACCCAAGgacagcacagaaaaacataaaataaaagttgaaaGTAGTGATGCTagtgatgacgatgatgatgatgtgaaagggaaaatgtttaaagcaaacgccgctaaaaagaaaaaggagaagaaggagaagaaggagaagaagaagaagaagaagaagaagaaggagaagaagaagaagaactccTGA